In the genome of Segatella copri, one region contains:
- the rd gene encoding rubredoxin, with translation MKKYICDVCGWIYDPEVGDPEGGIAPGTAFEDIPDDWVCPLCGVGKEDFSPVEE, from the coding sequence ATGAAGAAATATATTTGCGACGTATGTGGTTGGATTTATGATCCAGAAGTAGGAGATCCAGAGGGCGGCATCGCTCCAGGTACAGCATTTGAAGATATCCCGGATGATTGGGTTTGCCCTCTTTGCGGAGTAGGCAAGGAAGACTTTAGCCCGGTAGAGGAATAA
- a CDS encoding 4-hydroxy-3-methylbut-2-en-1-yl diphosphate synthase — translation MVDLFNYTRRASSVAHIGAIDLGGDNPIRIQSMTTTNTNDTEACVRQAEEIIMAGGELVRFTTQGSREAENMKNINAGIRADGYQTPLVADVHFNPNVADVAALYCEKVRVNPGNYVDPARKFIKQEYTDEEYAHELKKIEERFVPFLNICKENHTAIRIGVNHGSLSDRIRNRYGDTPEGIVESCLEFLRICKKENFHDVVISIKSSNTVVMVRSMRLLVEEMEKEGMNYPLHLGVTEAGEGEDGRIKSAVGIGALLADGIGDTVRVSLSEEPAAEIPVARHLVDYIGKKKGHLLIPAAACPSFDWLRPTRRETVAVGNIGGNNVPVVISNRIKGESTICENKDATPDYIYIGGKMPKQFVPGQSYIVDYNVYETLNSKPETTGAKLYPIFPAMAMPLIASIKADVKFLTLQFGTPAEEYIACLKAHPEVVVICVSNHQNRLGDQRALVHEMMNAGLKNPVVFAEMYQHSKEEKSDFQLEAAADMGALMIDGLTDGIWLMNDGDIPAQTVDETAFGILQAARLRTSKTEYISCPGCGRTLYDLRETIAKIKEATKHLKGLKIGIMGCIVNGPGEMADADYGYVGAGPNRVSLYRKQVCVEKNIPQEVAVEHLLALIDSDKQ, via the coding sequence ATGGTAGATTTATTCAATTATACCCGCCGTGCCTCTTCTGTGGCACATATCGGAGCTATCGACCTGGGTGGCGATAATCCTATCCGCATCCAGTCGATGACCACCACCAACACCAATGATACCGAGGCTTGCGTTCGCCAGGCAGAGGAAATCATCATGGCTGGTGGCGAGCTGGTGCGCTTCACCACTCAGGGTTCCCGCGAGGCAGAGAACATGAAAAACATCAATGCCGGCATCCGTGCCGACGGCTATCAGACTCCGCTCGTAGCCGATGTTCACTTCAATCCTAACGTTGCCGACGTGGCTGCTCTCTATTGTGAGAAAGTACGCGTAAATCCAGGCAACTACGTGGATCCTGCCCGCAAGTTCATCAAGCAGGAATACACTGATGAAGAGTATGCTCACGAACTCAAGAAGATTGAGGAACGCTTCGTGCCTTTCCTCAACATCTGCAAGGAGAACCATACTGCCATCCGCATCGGCGTGAACCACGGTTCCCTCTCCGACCGCATCCGCAACCGCTACGGCGATACGCCAGAGGGCATCGTAGAGAGCTGCCTTGAATTCCTGCGCATCTGCAAGAAGGAGAACTTCCACGATGTGGTTATCAGCATCAAGTCATCCAATACCGTTGTGATGGTCCGCTCCATGCGCCTCCTGGTAGAAGAAATGGAGAAGGAAGGCATGAACTACCCACTCCACCTCGGCGTAACCGAAGCTGGCGAAGGCGAGGATGGCAGAATCAAGAGTGCCGTAGGTATCGGTGCCCTGCTGGCTGACGGCATCGGCGATACAGTCCGTGTAAGCCTCAGCGAGGAGCCTGCTGCAGAGATTCCGGTGGCTCGCCATCTGGTGGATTACATCGGCAAGAAGAAGGGACATCTTCTGATTCCTGCCGCAGCTTGTCCTAGCTTCGACTGGCTGCGCCCTACCCGCCGCGAAACCGTGGCCGTAGGCAATATCGGCGGCAACAACGTTCCGGTGGTTATCAGCAACCGAATCAAAGGCGAGAGCACCATTTGTGAGAACAAGGATGCTACGCCTGATTATATCTATATAGGCGGCAAGATGCCTAAGCAGTTTGTGCCTGGTCAGAGCTACATCGTAGATTACAATGTTTACGAGACGCTGAACAGCAAGCCTGAGACTACTGGTGCCAAGCTCTACCCTATCTTCCCTGCCATGGCAATGCCGCTCATCGCCAGCATCAAGGCAGACGTCAAGTTCCTCACCCTGCAGTTTGGTACTCCTGCCGAGGAATACATCGCCTGCCTGAAGGCTCATCCAGAGGTGGTGGTTATCTGCGTAAGCAATCATCAGAACCGTCTGGGCGACCAGCGTGCATTGGTTCACGAGATGATGAATGCCGGGTTGAAGAACCCTGTGGTTTTCGCCGAGATGTACCAGCACAGTAAGGAGGAGAAGAGCGACTTCCAGCTGGAGGCTGCTGCCGATATGGGTGCCTTGATGATTGATGGTCTTACCGATGGTATCTGGCTGATGAACGATGGTGACATCCCTGCCCAGACAGTAGATGAAACCGCTTTCGGCATTCTTCAGGCAGCCCGTCTGCGCACCAGCAAGACCGAGTATATCAGTTGTCCTGGTTGCGGCAGAACCCTCTACGATCTTCGTGAAACCATCGCCAAGATTAAGGAGGCAACCAAGCACTTGAAGGGCTTGAAGATTGGTATCATGGGCTGCATCGTGAATGGTCCTGGCGAAATGGCAGATGCCGATTACGGCTACGTAGGCGCCGGTCCTAACCGAGTAAGCCTCTACCGCAAGCAGGTTTGCGTAGAAAAGAACATTCCGCAGGAGGTGGCAGTAGAGCATCTGCTCGCCCTCATCGACTCGGATAAGCAATAA
- a CDS encoding desulfoferrodoxin — MTKIREIYRCQICGNVVEVVNKGAVLSCCGEPMKLMKENTSDGAREKHVPVIEPIEGGYRVTVGSVEHPMLPEHYIQWIELLTPTDVLRHELKPGEKPEAIFLTNAEAKDVTAREYCNLHGLWKGVIEG, encoded by the coding sequence ATGACTAAGATTAGAGAAATCTACCGCTGCCAGATTTGTGGCAACGTGGTAGAAGTAGTAAACAAGGGAGCCGTGCTCAGCTGCTGCGGTGAGCCGATGAAGCTCATGAAGGAGAACACCAGCGATGGTGCCAGGGAGAAGCATGTGCCAGTGATAGAACCTATAGAAGGCGGCTATCGTGTAACCGTAGGAAGCGTGGAGCATCCTATGCTTCCAGAGCATTACATCCAGTGGATAGAGTTGCTCACCCCTACCGATGTGCTTCGTCACGAGTTGAAGCCAGGCGAAAAGCCTGAAGCTATCTTCCTGACAAACGCAGAAGCCAAGGATGTTACGGCTCGAGAATACTGCAACCTTCACGGGTTGTGGAAAGGAGTAATCGAAGGATAA
- a CDS encoding phosphatase PAP2 family protein, which yields MKEKNIILTARIMSMVFTPFYLPIVGLIALFIFSYMSLLPMTYKLVMLAMVYLLTVVAPSLLIHLYRLCQGWTSHELGKKERRIVPYIISILCYFICFFWMEYRNTPRVISIIVVVALAIQMACAFINVWWKISTHTAAIGGVAGSLVSYAIAFSFNPLWWLCLVLLLAGAVGTSRMILRQHSLSQVVTGFLIGVSCAILVI from the coding sequence ATGAAAGAGAAGAATATCATATTGACTGCGCGAATCATGAGCATGGTCTTCACCCCCTTCTATCTGCCGATAGTGGGACTCATAGCCCTGTTCATCTTCAGCTATATGTCGTTGCTGCCGATGACATACAAGTTGGTGATGCTTGCCATGGTTTATTTGCTTACCGTGGTGGCACCCTCGCTGCTTATCCACCTCTACAGACTCTGTCAGGGCTGGACCTCCCACGAGTTGGGAAAGAAGGAGCGCCGCATCGTGCCCTACATCATCTCCATCCTGTGCTATTTCATCTGCTTCTTCTGGATGGAGTATCGCAACACGCCGCGCGTCATCAGCATCATCGTAGTGGTAGCACTCGCCATCCAGATGGCCTGTGCCTTCATCAACGTATGGTGGAAAATCAGCACCCACACGGCAGCCATCGGCGGTGTGGCAGGTTCGCTGGTTTCCTACGCCATCGCCTTCTCTTTCAATCCCCTGTGGTGGCTCTGCCTGGTATTGCTATTGGCAGGCGCCGTGGGAACCTCTCGCATGATCTTGCGACAGCATTCGCTATCCCAGGTGGTCACGGGATTCCTTATAGGCGTATCCTGCGCCATCCTGGTAATATAG
- a CDS encoding alpha-L-fucosidase, with amino-acid sequence MNFKSQLCAAILTLGCSCLTANAIVTKDAAKENKAQAQHYQPSPENLESRKQFQDDKFGIFLHWGLYSMLATGEWTMTNKDLNYKEYAKLAGGFYPSKFDAAKWVAAIKASGAKYICFTTRHHEGFSMFKTKYSDYNIVDATPFRRDIVKELADECHKQGIALHLYYSHIDWYREDAVWGRTGRGTGRPNPEGNWKSYYQFMNNQLTELLTNYGKVRCIWFDGWWDQDQNPNFDWQLPEQYELIHRLQPGCLIVNNHHSSPFEGEDVQAFERDLPGENKAGLSGQDISRLPLETCETMNGMWGYKITDQNYKSTKTLVHYLVNAAGKNANLLMNIGPQPDGELPAVALERLAEMGEWMKTYGETIYGTRGGIVAPHDWGVTTQKGNRLFVHILNLKDKSLFLPLGNQKVKKAFDFASKKPVKIQKCEGGVVLNLGEVPTEMDKVVEIAL; translated from the coding sequence ATGAATTTTAAGTCACAATTGTGTGCTGCAATCCTTACTTTGGGTTGCTCTTGCCTGACGGCTAACGCTATCGTTACTAAAGATGCTGCCAAGGAAAACAAGGCACAGGCTCAGCATTATCAGCCTTCTCCAGAGAACTTGGAATCTAGAAAGCAGTTCCAGGATGATAAGTTCGGTATCTTCCTGCATTGGGGATTGTACAGCATGCTCGCCACCGGCGAATGGACAATGACCAACAAGGATTTGAACTATAAGGAGTATGCCAAGCTGGCTGGTGGTTTCTATCCTTCTAAGTTTGATGCAGCCAAATGGGTGGCTGCCATCAAGGCTTCGGGTGCCAAGTACATCTGCTTCACCACTCGCCATCACGAGGGTTTCTCTATGTTCAAGACCAAGTATTCTGATTATAATATTGTAGATGCTACTCCTTTCCGTCGCGACATCGTGAAGGAATTGGCGGATGAGTGCCACAAGCAGGGCATCGCTTTGCATCTTTATTACTCTCATATTGACTGGTATCGCGAGGATGCTGTTTGGGGAAGAACGGGTAGAGGCACTGGTCGCCCTAACCCTGAGGGTAACTGGAAGAGCTATTATCAGTTTATGAACAATCAGCTTACTGAACTTCTTACCAACTACGGTAAGGTGAGATGTATCTGGTTTGATGGATGGTGGGATCAGGATCAGAATCCTAACTTCGACTGGCAGTTGCCAGAGCAGTATGAGTTGATTCATCGCCTGCAGCCAGGCTGCTTGATAGTCAACAACCATCATTCTTCTCCTTTCGAGGGCGAGGATGTTCAGGCTTTCGAGCGTGATCTTCCTGGAGAGAATAAGGCAGGATTGTCGGGTCAGGACATCAGCCGTCTGCCTCTCGAAACTTGTGAGACGATGAATGGTATGTGGGGTTACAAGATTACCGACCAGAATTATAAATCTACCAAGACGCTGGTACATTACCTGGTGAATGCAGCTGGCAAGAATGCCAACCTGCTGATGAACATCGGTCCTCAGCCAGATGGTGAGCTTCCTGCTGTTGCCTTGGAGCGTTTGGCAGAGATGGGAGAGTGGATGAAGACTTACGGCGAGACCATCTATGGTACCCGTGGCGGCATCGTGGCTCCTCACGATTGGGGTGTTACCACCCAGAAGGGAAACCGACTCTTTGTTCATATTCTGAACCTGAAGGATAAGAGTCTCTTCTTGCCTCTTGGAAACCAGAAGGTGAAGAAGGCTTTCGATTTTGCCAGCAAGAAACCTGTGAAGATTCAGAAGTGCGAAGGTGGTGTGGTTTTGAATCTTGGTGAGGTTCCTACAGAAATGGATAAGGTTGTGGAAATCGCACTCTAA
- the purE gene encoding 5-(carboxyamino)imidazole ribonucleotide mutase encodes MKPLVSIIMGSTSDLPVMEKACKWLNDNQIPFEVNALSAHRTPDAVESFAKGAKERGVKVIIAAAGMAAALPGVIAASTPLPVIGVPIKGMLDGLDAMLSIIQMPPGIPVATVGVNAAQNAAILAAEMIALADEEVAQKVEAWKAGLGAKIEKANKDLAEVKYDFKCN; translated from the coding sequence ATGAAACCATTAGTAAGCATTATCATGGGCAGTACAAGCGATCTGCCTGTTATGGAAAAAGCATGTAAGTGGTTGAACGACAACCAGATTCCTTTCGAGGTGAATGCCCTCTCTGCTCATCGCACTCCAGATGCAGTAGAATCATTCGCCAAGGGAGCTAAGGAGCGTGGCGTAAAGGTAATCATCGCCGCTGCCGGTATGGCTGCCGCCCTTCCTGGTGTTATCGCAGCATCTACCCCACTGCCAGTTATCGGTGTACCTATCAAGGGTATGCTCGATGGTCTTGATGCCATGCTCAGCATCATCCAGATGCCTCCTGGCATTCCTGTGGCTACTGTTGGTGTGAATGCGGCTCAGAACGCTGCCATCCTCGCTGCCGAGATGATTGCCCTTGCCGATGAGGAAGTGGCTCAGAAGGTAGAAGCTTGGAAGGCGGGTCTCGGTGCCAAGATAGAGAAGGCCAACAAGGATTTAGCTGAGGTGAAATACGACTTCAAGTGTAATTAA
- a CDS encoding C1 family peptidase codes for MNRNIIISLLATLLLASCGYQKKPEAASPSRQGAGKDNLPLNAQIIGSTPVKNQGKSELCWAYGMLATIESEHIMKGDSVNLSVAYVARMMLQEKALEYYFAQGKKPISMRGMASMLIHYIDKYGAQPYDSYEDPKDVNYKILCRKVEKLCDGAIAQKSGIEKLKDELSNLFDKEIGYMPAKQVHMLGAEYTPLEFAHSVCYPEEYVSLTSFTHHPYREYFALEVPDNAMHDQFLNLPLDELMLHIQKAVENGHPVCWEGDISEEGFTHAQDNYVEVQKMELPVTPTSRQREFEQLRTTDDHVMEIIGTFLKDKKRYYVCRNSWGRNWANQGRIYLSEDYLRLKTIAVFMSEAAFLYDQSPKPAPQKPYI; via the coding sequence ATGAATAGAAATATCATTATAAGCCTTCTCGCCACACTTCTCCTAGCAAGTTGCGGATACCAGAAGAAGCCGGAAGCTGCTTCCCCTTCCCGCCAGGGAGCGGGCAAGGACAACCTGCCCCTGAACGCACAGATTATCGGCTCCACCCCTGTCAAGAACCAGGGAAAGAGCGAACTCTGCTGGGCATACGGCATGCTTGCTACCATCGAGAGCGAGCATATCATGAAGGGCGACTCCGTAAACCTATCCGTGGCTTACGTTGCACGAATGATGCTTCAGGAGAAAGCCCTGGAATATTATTTCGCACAAGGCAAGAAACCCATCAGCATGCGAGGCATGGCTTCGATGCTCATACATTATATAGATAAGTATGGCGCACAACCATACGACAGCTATGAAGATCCAAAGGATGTGAACTATAAGATTCTCTGTCGAAAGGTGGAGAAACTCTGCGATGGAGCCATTGCCCAGAAGTCGGGCATCGAGAAACTGAAGGATGAACTCAGCAATCTCTTCGATAAGGAAATCGGCTACATGCCTGCCAAGCAGGTACACATGCTCGGTGCCGAATACACCCCATTGGAGTTTGCCCACAGCGTATGCTATCCCGAGGAGTACGTATCACTCACCAGTTTTACCCATCACCCTTACCGCGAGTACTTTGCCCTGGAAGTGCCGGATAACGCGATGCACGACCAGTTTCTCAATCTTCCGCTAGATGAGTTGATGCTTCATATTCAGAAAGCCGTAGAGAACGGCCATCCGGTTTGCTGGGAAGGCGACATCAGCGAAGAGGGCTTTACCCATGCCCAGGACAACTATGTGGAGGTTCAGAAGATGGAACTCCCCGTAACCCCAACTTCCCGCCAGAGAGAGTTTGAACAGCTCCGCACCACCGACGACCACGTGATGGAAATCATCGGCACCTTTCTGAAAGACAAGAAGCGCTACTACGTATGCCGCAATTCCTGGGGCAGGAACTGGGCAAACCAGGGCAGAATCTATCTTTCAGAAGACTATCTGCGCCTCAAAACCATCGCCGTGTTCATGAGTGAGGCAGCTTTCCTCTACGACCAAAGCCCCAAGCCAGCCCCTCAAAAACCTTATATATAA
- a CDS encoding copper homeostasis protein CutC, whose protein sequence is MNRDDFKFEICANSVESCLAAQEGGANRVELCAGIPEGGTTPSYGEIKVARKLLNETKLHVIIRPRGGDFLYTPLEIERMEEDIRLCRELGVDGVVIGCLTEDGEVDMEANRRLVELAKGDSELKPMSVTFHRAFDRAANPQKALEDIISLGCDRILTSGQQPKAVEGVALLAELKKIAAGRIILLAGCGVNEDNIRTIFDATDIHEYHFSARVNVPSKMKQLNANVYMGAEGADEANSLVTSAERVKQTIANLLD, encoded by the coding sequence ATGAACAGAGACGATTTTAAGTTTGAAATATGCGCCAACAGCGTAGAGAGCTGTCTGGCAGCACAGGAAGGAGGCGCCAACCGTGTAGAACTATGCGCAGGCATACCTGAAGGCGGAACTACCCCTTCGTATGGCGAAATAAAAGTGGCGCGCAAGTTATTGAACGAGACCAAGCTCCATGTCATCATCCGTCCTCGCGGTGGTGATTTCCTCTATACTCCTTTGGAGATAGAACGCATGGAAGAAGATATCCGCCTTTGCCGGGAACTCGGCGTGGATGGTGTTGTCATCGGATGCCTTACAGAAGATGGCGAAGTGGATATGGAGGCGAATCGCCGTCTCGTGGAATTGGCAAAAGGTGATAGCGAATTAAAGCCGATGAGTGTAACCTTCCATCGTGCATTCGACCGTGCAGCCAATCCTCAGAAGGCTTTGGAAGATATCATCTCCCTGGGTTGCGACCGCATCCTTACATCGGGTCAGCAGCCAAAGGCTGTAGAAGGTGTAGCTCTTCTTGCAGAACTCAAGAAGATAGCAGCAGGCCGCATCATCCTCCTTGCCGGTTGTGGTGTGAACGAGGATAACATCCGCACCATCTTCGATGCCACCGATATTCACGAATATCACTTCTCGGCAAGAGTGAATGTACCTAGCAAGATGAAACAACTCAATGCCAATGTTTATATGGGTGCTGAGGGAGCCGATGAAGCCAACTCGCTGGTTACCTCGGCAGAAAGAGTGAAGCAAACCATCGCCAACCTTTTGGACTAA
- the rpoN gene encoding RNA polymerase factor sigma-54 has protein sequence MAQKLIQTQAQKLQQLQRLSAQQMLQVKLLEMPLTELEDSINAELDDNPALESENPDDMLNESYDGDSPLEHDAENSNDDNEMNDDDAYEAQSEKEERKDELDQALESIGQDDQMPDYNTDRYNNQDNADYEEMVYGDTTSFYDKLKEQMDMQNLTDKEKEIMEYLIGSLDDDGLLRKDLDGICDELAIYHNMDVSEKELEHVLHILQTFDPAGVGGRSLQECLLLQAKRLPRGVLRKTMEEVFSDYFEEFTKKHWDKIKTGLELNDTQLATLQEEIKKLNPKPGASMGETEGRNMQQITPDFIVDTNDDGSITFSLNRGNIPELTVSPSFTDMIDTYRKHKDKMSRSDKEALLYAKEKVDKAQGFIEAIKQRRHTLIVTMKAIIDIQRQFFLDGDEADLKPMILKDVADRTGLDISTISRVSNVKYAQTKWGMFPLKFFFTDGYTTEDGEEMSTRKIKIALQELINQEDKKKPLSDEALAKALKEKGFPIARRTVAKYREQFNIPVARLRK, from the coding sequence ATGGCTCAAAAACTCATTCAGACACAGGCACAGAAGCTGCAACAGCTGCAAAGACTCTCCGCCCAGCAAATGCTGCAGGTGAAGCTCTTGGAGATGCCCCTCACCGAACTGGAGGATAGCATCAATGCCGAACTGGACGACAATCCTGCCCTGGAAAGTGAGAACCCTGACGATATGCTCAACGAAAGCTACGACGGAGACTCGCCTCTGGAGCATGATGCAGAAAACAGTAATGACGACAACGAAATGAACGACGATGATGCCTACGAGGCACAGTCGGAGAAAGAAGAGAGAAAAGATGAACTCGACCAGGCGCTGGAAAGCATCGGACAGGATGACCAGATGCCTGATTATAACACGGATAGATACAACAACCAGGACAACGCCGACTATGAGGAAATGGTCTACGGCGACACCACCTCCTTCTACGACAAGCTGAAGGAGCAGATGGACATGCAGAACCTTACCGACAAGGAGAAGGAAATCATGGAATACCTCATCGGTTCGCTCGATGACGACGGTCTGCTGCGCAAAGACCTGGACGGCATCTGCGATGAGCTTGCCATCTATCACAACATGGACGTATCGGAGAAGGAACTGGAACATGTGCTCCACATTCTCCAGACCTTCGACCCTGCGGGCGTAGGCGGCAGAAGTCTTCAGGAATGCCTTCTGCTACAGGCAAAGCGCCTGCCACGAGGCGTGCTCCGCAAAACGATGGAAGAAGTGTTCAGCGACTACTTCGAGGAGTTCACCAAGAAGCATTGGGACAAGATCAAGACTGGATTGGAACTCAACGATACCCAGCTTGCCACCCTGCAAGAGGAAATCAAGAAACTGAACCCGAAGCCAGGCGCATCGATGGGCGAAACCGAGGGCAGAAACATGCAGCAGATTACCCCGGATTTCATCGTAGATACCAACGACGACGGCTCCATCACCTTCAGCCTCAACCGAGGCAACATTCCAGAGCTAACCGTGTCGCCATCGTTCACCGACATGATCGACACCTACAGGAAGCATAAGGACAAGATGAGCCGCTCTGACAAGGAAGCCCTGCTCTATGCCAAGGAAAAGGTGGATAAGGCGCAGGGATTCATAGAAGCCATCAAGCAGCGCCGCCACACACTCATCGTCACGATGAAAGCCATCATCGACATTCAGCGACAGTTCTTCCTAGATGGAGACGAAGCCGACCTGAAGCCGATGATTCTCAAGGATGTGGCAGACAGAACGGGCTTGGATATCAGTACCATATCAAGAGTGAGCAACGTGAAGTATGCACAAACCAAGTGGGGCATGTTCCCGCTGAAGTTCTTCTTCACGGATGGCTACACCACCGAGGACGGCGAGGAGATGTCAACCCGCAAGATCAAGATAGCCCTGCAAGAGCTCATCAATCAGGAAGACAAGAAGAAACCGCTGAGCGACGAAGCATTGGCCAAGGCACTGAAGGAGAAGGGATTCCCTATCGCCCGCCGCACCGTGGCAAAATATCGCGAACAATTCAATATCCCAGTTGCACGATTAAGAAAATAA
- the ychF gene encoding redox-regulated ATPase YchF — MALKCGIVGLPNVGKSTLFNCLSSAKAQAANFPFCTIEPNLGVITVPDERLNKLAEIVHPGRIVPATCEIVDIAGLVKGASKGEGLGNKFLGNIRECDAIIHVIRCFDDDNIVREGGAKVDPLEDKSVIDTELQLKDLETIESQLAKQQKTAAAGNKDAKLMVTVLEAYKAVLEQGKNARGVTFETKEEQKVAHDLFLLTTKPVLYVANVDEASAKTGNEYSKKVEEIAKEEGAECMVIAAKTEEDIASLETYEDKLMFLEELGLEESGVNRLIKKAYALLNLETFITAGEMEVKAWTYHKGWKAPQCAGVIHTDFEKGFIRAEVIKYDDYIKYGSEAAVREAGKLGIEGKEYIVQDGDIMHFRFNV, encoded by the coding sequence ATGGCATTAAAATGTGGTATTGTAGGCCTCCCAAACGTGGGTAAGTCTACACTGTTCAACTGTCTGTCTAGTGCAAAGGCACAGGCAGCTAACTTCCCTTTCTGTACTATCGAACCAAACTTGGGCGTCATCACCGTACCTGATGAGCGACTCAACAAATTGGCAGAGATTGTTCACCCAGGACGCATCGTCCCAGCTACTTGCGAAATCGTAGATATCGCAGGCCTCGTAAAGGGTGCCAGCAAGGGCGAAGGTCTTGGTAATAAATTCTTGGGAAATATCCGTGAGTGCGATGCAATCATCCACGTAATCCGCTGCTTCGACGATGACAACATCGTGCGCGAAGGTGGCGCCAAGGTTGACCCATTGGAGGATAAGAGCGTCATCGATACAGAGTTGCAGCTCAAGGACCTGGAAACCATCGAATCTCAGCTCGCCAAGCAGCAGAAGACTGCAGCTGCCGGCAACAAGGATGCCAAGCTGATGGTTACCGTGCTCGAGGCTTACAAGGCTGTTCTGGAGCAGGGAAAGAACGCCCGTGGCGTTACTTTCGAAACCAAGGAAGAGCAGAAAGTGGCTCACGACCTCTTCCTCCTCACTACCAAGCCAGTACTCTACGTAGCCAATGTAGATGAAGCTTCTGCCAAGACCGGCAACGAGTATAGCAAGAAGGTAGAGGAAATCGCCAAGGAAGAAGGTGCTGAGTGCATGGTCATCGCAGCCAAGACTGAGGAAGACATCGCATCGCTCGAAACCTACGAAGACAAGCTGATGTTCCTCGAAGAGCTCGGCCTGGAAGAGAGCGGCGTAAACCGACTCATCAAGAAGGCATACGCCCTGCTGAACCTTGAAACATTCATCACCGCAGGTGAGATGGAGGTAAAGGCATGGACCTATCACAAGGGCTGGAAGGCTCCTCAGTGTGCCGGCGTCATCCACACCGACTTCGAGAAAGGATTCATCCGTGCAGAGGTTATCAAGTATGATGACTATATCAAGTATGGCTCTGAAGCAGCAGTACGCGAGGCTGGTAAGCTCGGCATCGAGGGCAAGGAGTACATCGTGCAGGATGGCGACATCATGCACTTCCGTTTCAACGTATAA
- the lgt gene encoding prolipoprotein diacylglyceryl transferase → MTANLLNYIVWDPDPILAHLGPISIRYYATCWMVGLLLGYLLMHRLYKEQKLGEDKFEPLFIYLFVGILAGARLGHCIFYQPEYFLTQWDHIIEMFIPMHHMADGSWKFTGYEGLASHGGVLGLFVAIWLYCRKTKVGGWTLLDNMGIVSGITACFIRLGNLMNSEIIGKVTNVPWAFIFVKEDQYPRHPGQLYEAIAYLCFFLLIFFIYKKKGPKSVGSGLYFGLCLTLIFVFRFFIEYTKEIQVAFEAGLPVDMGQILSLPLIALGVWSIATSGKRAKKTESKA, encoded by the coding sequence ATGACAGCAAATTTGCTAAACTATATCGTATGGGACCCAGACCCAATCCTGGCTCACCTGGGTCCTATCTCCATCCGATACTACGCCACCTGCTGGATGGTGGGGCTGTTATTGGGTTATTTGCTCATGCACCGTCTCTACAAGGAGCAGAAGTTGGGCGAGGATAAGTTTGAACCGCTCTTCATCTACCTCTTCGTAGGCATCCTGGCAGGTGCCCGCCTGGGACACTGCATCTTCTATCAGCCGGAGTATTTCCTCACCCAGTGGGATCACATCATCGAGATGTTCATCCCGATGCACCACATGGCAGATGGCAGCTGGAAATTCACGGGTTACGAAGGATTGGCAAGTCATGGAGGCGTTTTGGGACTGTTCGTTGCCATCTGGCTCTACTGCCGCAAGACCAAGGTGGGCGGCTGGACTTTGCTTGACAACATGGGCATCGTATCAGGCATCACCGCCTGCTTCATCCGCCTGGGCAACCTGATGAACTCCGAAATCATCGGCAAGGTAACCAATGTGCCTTGGGCATTCATCTTCGTCAAGGAAGATCAGTACCCACGCCATCCCGGTCAGCTCTACGAGGCGATAGCCTATCTCTGCTTCTTCCTCCTCATCTTCTTCATCTACAAGAAGAAAGGACCCAAGAGTGTGGGTAGCGGACTCTATTTCGGTCTTTGCCTTACCCTCATCTTCGTCTTCCGCTTCTTCATCGAATACACGAAGGAGATTCAGGTGGCTTTCGAAGCAGGATTGCCTGTAGATATGGGACAGATTCTGAGCCTTCCACTCATCGCCCTTGGCGTATGGAGCATCGCTACCAGCGGCAAGAGAGCGAAGAAGACGGAAAGCAAAGCATAA